The following is a genomic window from Ictalurus furcatus strain D&B chromosome 14, Billie_1.0, whole genome shotgun sequence.
AGAATGCATTGCACAGATTATTCTCCTGCGCTGGCCCATACGCACTGTACATCCGAATAAACAGGTTCCtacatcattttttattttttattgctttacATAATTACCTGAgtcttttaaaataatcataCAACAAATCTGTCCTTCAGACTAAATAATAGATGTTTAGTTGCAGAACATTAGTCAGTATCTGGTGAATTGGGCTAGGCTGCAAggatttaatgtttttgttattgatttatttaaaaaaaaaatttttttactattataggTGTTCATACAACACTGAAGGGTCCTTACCCCGGACCTGTTGCTCTAGGCTAAGGATGACTGCGACGGCCTGGTGCAGGATGAGTAGTTTGGTCTGGGGCTTATCGCTTTTCAGATGCAGCTGGCACATGCGGCCCAGCTCTTTAAACGCCTCGTTGATGTCCCTCACACGCAAACGCTCACGAGCATTATTCGCCaacctcctctccctctccctctcagcCTTCTGCTCTGGAGACAGATCTTCATCCTCAAGGATGCTACTGTGAACAAACGCACATGCATACCAGAATTTTGCTGGTATTTGTAGCAGACAAGACCAAACAATTTGTCAAATTATTTTGTTAGTCTGTCAATCTGTCCTGCTTCAGAAGTAAGTCATTACTTCCTTCCCTACATTTCTGTTTTGATTCTTTTCTGTTAGAACAACACTCATTACGCCTGATAAGAATATAATAAATCACAACACACAGATCAGGGTTGGACTACAAAGGTGTGAGCATGGTTCTTCCCTATCACTCTATTACAGAGTGCCTTTCAGGAAGAACTAACTAACCCTTAACTAACTAGTTAACTAACCATTAACCCATAACTAACTCAACCTTATTGTGCAGTAGTTATATTCTGTCACTTCCGTCAGGGACATTTCACTGCCACACCACCAGAGGGCCTCCTCCTCGAGTTCTACAGACCTTTCTTCAGTTATCACATGCTTCCTGTTCACATATAAAGCACATGGTTCATTATGCTCATTATGAAGCCTTGTtgatttattctttctctcatgTGAGCTCTGAGCCTTTGTATTTGGGATTCATTGTGATCGATGCTCTCTGGTTACCCTTTGGTTTTTACCTTTGGAAATGTCCTAGGAATCTGTGTTTGACCCTGGTCTGTTTAACATTGTGTCTTTGGATTGCTGAGTTTCTTAATGAACCTCATGCACACGGATCCTCACACTTCCTCTGAGTTGTGTTCATTATACATTCATTCAGTAATTTAGTCATTTAgtccttcatcttcagtaaccactttgtTCTCGTCACggtcacagtggatccggaTTCTATCCTAGGAATGCTGGGTGTGAATACTGGGTGTGAAGCAAATTACTGTAACCAATCCATCTACTGTCATGTTCCTAGGAGAAACCGGACAACCTAGAAGAAACCCATGAAGACTCAGGGAACTTCACACAGTAATCCAAGCTCCACGATCAAACCAGCCACCCTGGGGCTGTGAGACGACAATGCTACACACTGTACCATAGATGTATTCCCCTACTTTGGTTCCCAGTTGCCCTCTAGTGACCAATATTGGTATTTTGAGAGATTTCTCCAATAGTAATAGaccattatatgctgtatcaaACTGTATTGCAATCCTGTCATAACAAAGTTGTGGAGAAGATTATGAGAGAAGGTTACCTGGTTCTGTTAGCAGGATCATTGCTGGGTGTTTCAGGCTCTCTGATGTCACTCTCTTCATCAGAGTGCAGACCACTGGAGGAAGAGTGAGATAGACGGCTAGAATGAGGAGGGTGAGACAGGTTCCTCGGGTGGGTCTTGTGCAGTCTAAAATCTTCAACATCAGATGGCTCTGTTTTCACCTCCAGAGCACCTGATGACACACTGGAGAGCAGCCCTGCTGCCAGAGCTGAGAGAAATGACCAGAATGTGAAGACTATTGCAGCTTACACAGAGAAAATAGAaaggaattaaataaaatagtttgaATAGTAACAGCCCTGCATCCCATAGCTCATAAATGAAGAAATAAGGATCAGAAGAGCGGTCAAGAAAGCAATAATTGTTTAGTGGGAACCTCTGAAGATGTCTTCCTGATTAGTCAGAtcagaagaggaggaagaagcaGAAGAGTGTGTACCCAAATGAGCAGCCTCACCTGGGTCTGCTGCAGACACctgtcaaaaaaacaacagaaaaatgcaACAATTCAGTCCAATGGACTTAAATGAACACTGATGCACGTCTATTGCTGTGACTTCTCTCAACCTCTGGACCCACatgattcatcctgatgctctacttcagcttgaagctttctgtatttGTGACACACTTCTGCTCCCGTAGATGGTCCCACATAAATGCCCTAAAGATGTGACTTTAGTCTCACCATTGATCTCACCTGACAACGTAGACTGTAGTGCCTAAGAActactgctgtaatcataaagacctgtcctgtgctcatctcaggactcttattcacaatatgaatatgaataactTCTACGCCTGTATACTGTAAGgatttataatctcactatcaggtttcttcctcatgttgtctcagaaGGTTTTTCCtggaatccatccatccatccattttccatatcgcaTATCTTACACACGGTCACTGGGAGCCTATGTTAGAGAActtggggacaccctggacggggtgccaaccaatcgcagggcacaatcgcacacgtGCTGTGTATTTTAACAATCTGGAAATCAGCAATCAGCATAACAAAggtctttggtctgggggaggaaaccagaatacccagagggagagcatgcaagctccgcatacacagggtggaggtgggattcaagcccccaaccctggaggtgtgagacaaacgtgctaaccactaagccaccataccatggaatgaaatgaaatgaaataagacTATAATGTCTTTTAGCCACTATTACCCAATAAGTATTTTAACTTTAAGGTTGTAATTATAGGGGAAGCTTTCAGCAGTCATTCTAAACAATCTTGTCTTATTTAATACATAATGTAGATCATATTATGCTTATATCAGACCATATTCAAACACTTAATgacaaatgaaagtaaatattaGTATCTGCAGCTCTCTGATATTGAACTGAATGCTATAACTACAAGGGACTTTATAACAGTTTCCAGAATTCTTTTGGCATCCTggttattatccatccatcttcaaccacttactccttttcagggtcacggggaacctggagcctatcccagggagcatcgggcacacaatcacacaccacggacactttagacacactaatcagcctaccatgcatgtctttggactgagggaggaaaccggagtacccggaggaaactccccGCACCACAGGGAGAagatgcaaactccgcacacacagagccacgggaatcgaacccagaCCCTGGCAgcgtgaggcaaacgtgctaaccactaagccaccgtgcgccgcctggttgttgttgttgttgttgttgttattattattattattattattattattattattattattattattattattattattattattattattattattattgtcttttCATGCTTCTTAGAACTGCAACCAGCAATGCATTTCAGAAACcaattacattatatttctgaTGTCATAACACTAGTTTGGACCAGTTCTGGACTGAATTATAAGTAGCTAGTTATTCACATACACTTTACTATTTACCAGTAATTACATTAAGAGTAAGAAGATGCTCATTTTGAAATGATCAAAAAAGAACTTTTGTGATACATTTCTGATCTCGAATCACCTCCACATTGTAACAAATTATGATTATGAGCTCTTATGAAAGCCTGTTCATAAAAACAAGGACTTACATCTGTTGGTAATCCATTTGTCATTAGTCCAGTGACGGGACAGTTTGATCTCATCGTGATTGCTCCTTGCTGCGTGAGTCCGATTAGACTGCGCATGTCATTGGTCAGGTTAATATTTGTCCCACCCACTGCGTGGTTTCGTAAGACATGAATGACATCTTCTAATCTGTCCAGTCTATCCTCCACCTGAAatccaaaatatacatgaaGTGGTGACTTAACACGAAGATCTGAAACATATCAAAGTTTTCTTTCCAAAATACATTTACCAAATTCAAATACCCATCAGCACAAAACCCCTAAATAACCCCATTGCCCATTACATTGCAAATTTAAGATGATCTtaacagatagagagatggtTAAATGGGATGCTGGCTCCACTGTTTATAAATGATCTTTGTACTGCAATGCTTTTGGAAAGCTGTTCCTAGTTTAACTAGAAATGATTTTAAGAGAGTTTACCAGCGACTGCATGGAGTTCTCATAATTGGATGGCAGTACTGTCTGTCCACCTGATCGAGGCCATTGGTTAGCTCCTGTAAGAAATCATTcaatataaatgaattaattaatgagcGCCAACTCCTCTGTTTATATTATGTTCTTTattacactacatggccaaaagtatgtggaaacctgaccatcacagccatatgtgccCATTACAAAACCATGGGCATAAACATGGAGTTGTTCTCCCTTTTGCTGAtaaaacctccactcttctgggaaggctttttgcactagattttggagtgtggctttggggatttgtgctcatttagccacaagagcattagtgaggtcaggcactgatgttgagtgATGAGGTCCgtggtgcagtcggtgttccagttcatcccaaatcaTCAtgatcagtggggttgaggtcagggctctgtgcaggacacttaagttcttctacaccaatcttggcaaaccatgtcttcatagagaTCAgattgtgtacaggggcattgtcatgctggaacatgtttgggtctcttagttctagtgaagggaaatcataattctacagcatacagagacattatAGACAACGGTGTGTTTCtatctttgtggcaacagtttgggaaccACGTACTGTATGTGCGTGATGTTCAGCTGTCCACGTTCAGTGTACAGTACCttgtggccatatagtgtatatgctAAACAATTTGCACTCACTTCAGTTGACTACCTGCTCTTATATATAAGCAGcctatacattttaaaaaatgttatattaaaCTCGTCCGTTTGAGATTGACAAATTGAAAGGCAAAAACCTGCTGAAACAGTAGAAGCAGCCAGAGGTGATGATCTCCCTGGAGTGGATGAACTGGACGGAAAGCTGCTATTGGTGTTATCAGGAGAATAAATCTGCACACAGCGAAAGGCAAAATAGAGATTTTAAGGCATTGATTAAAGCATGGACTTTCTTGACCTCAAATGTGTCTTCTTTTTAATTGAAGGTATGtcaaaaaaagatatttatGAATATCATTGATATCATCTTTGCAGATCAAGAATCCTCCTGTCcaacatttttacataataatcAGCTTTCATTCTTAGGCACAGGTTGTTCTGAACTAGATATGTTTTGGGTGGAGCGGTCTGCAAATACATCTATGCAGGAATTTTGTTTATTATCTGTAAATAATCTACTATTTTGGAGTTTTAACCAgaagtttttggtttttttaagtCCTTCATTACATTAACCCAATCTTGACTGAGAGCTTGACTGAGATTATTTTCTAGTGATGACCTTCTTGCTTGAGGctagaaatattttaaacatatatttatttctattatctCATGTATCCAGAGACACATTTGCTAAATATCACAAATGCTTCAACTTAACAAAAACAACTTGTCATCTGTAGAAAGCTTTTCTCACAAGACTCAGAGCTTTTCTCACAGGACGTTATTTCCACCAAAATGCTCTGAGGCACTGTGAGTCTTGGACTAAATTACTTCATAAATCCTGATCATTATGACACCCAAGAACTTGCCAGAATAAAAAGCACTATTCACATACAATATTACGCTCAGTGACACATGAAGATTATGCCAAAAAATGGGAATATGCAAAGCCGTAATATTCCAACACATTAACCGTTTATGCTCACGTTCCTTCTCTAGAGGCTACTATATACTGTCATTTTAGCTAAACTATATGTTATGGTACAGTATGTGAGTTCTTACAGAAGCCAGAGCTTTCCCGAGAGCATCCCCAGTGTGTGAGCC
Proteins encoded in this region:
- the LOC128618625 gene encoding transcription factor 12-like isoform X2, producing MFCAFPGPGSASNSLMYHYSSGKEVYSPSPNAEEPKRDSASYSSFKLPSTSFTSPFFDGTNSSTDPWSSASGISPSGHGGMLGSSSSNQSLSGNNGNLPAHDRLNTLPNSAPPEVSKCLPPMSSFHRGSGSALRFVSSPHTTHTNFTDRPIGVQGNTVGGSHTGDALGKALASIYSPDNTNSSFPSSSSTPGRSSPLAASTVSAGANQWPRSGGQTVLPSNYENSMQSLVEDRLDRLEDVIHVLRNHAVGGTNINLTNDMRSLIGLTQQGAITMRSNCPVTGLMTNGLPTDVSAADPGEAAHLGTHSSASSSSSDLTNQEDIFRALAAGLLSSVSSGALEVKTEPSDVEDFRLHKTHPRNLSHPPHSSRLSHSSSSGLHSDEESDIREPETPSNDPANRTSILEDEDLSPEQKAERERERRLANNARERLRVRDINEAFKELGRMCQLHLKSDKPQTKLLILHQAVAVILSLEQQVRERNLNPKTACLRRREEEKVSAMTLDPQSMHTVIHATSPDQVTGHL
- the LOC128618625 gene encoding transcription factor 12-like isoform X3; its protein translation is MFCAFPGPGSASNSLMYHYSSGKEVYSPSPNAEEPKRDSASYSSFKLPSTSFTSPFFDGTNSSTDPWSSASGISPSGHGGMLGSSSSNQSLSGNNGNLPAHDRLNTLPNSAPPEVSKCLPPMSSFHRGSGSALRFVSSPHTTHTNFTDRPIGVQGNTVGGSHTGDALGKALASIYSPDNTNSSFPSSSSTPGRSSPLAASTVSAGANQWPRSGGQTVLPSNYENSMQSLVEDRLDRLEDVIHVLRNHAVGGTNINLTNDMRSLIGLTQQGAITMRSNCPVTGLMTNGLPTDVSAADPALAAGLLSSVSSGALEVKTEPSDVEDFRLHKTHPRNLSHPPHSSRLSHSSSSGLHSDEESDIREPETPSNDPANRTSSILEDEDLSPEQKAERERERRLANNARERLRVRDINEAFKELGRMCQLHLKSDKPQTKLLILHQAVAVILSLEQQVRERNLNPKTACLRRREEEKVSAMTLDPQSMHTVIHATSPDQVTGHL
- the LOC128618625 gene encoding transcription factor 12-like isoform X1, with protein sequence MFCAFPGPGSASNSLMYHYSSGKEVYSPSPNAEEPKRDSASYSSFKLPSTSFTSPFFDGTNSSTDPWSSASGISPSGHGGMLGSSSSNQSLSGNNGNLPAHDRLNTLPNSAPPEVSKCLPPMSSFHRGSGSALRFVSSPHTTHTNFTDRPIGVQGNTVGGSHTGDALGKALASIYSPDNTNSSFPSSSSTPGRSSPLAASTVSAGANQWPRSGGQTVLPSNYENSMQSLVEDRLDRLEDVIHVLRNHAVGGTNINLTNDMRSLIGLTQQGAITMRSNCPVTGLMTNGLPTDVSAADPGEAAHLGTHSSASSSSSDLTNQEDIFRALAAGLLSSVSSGALEVKTEPSDVEDFRLHKTHPRNLSHPPHSSRLSHSSSSGLHSDEESDIREPETPSNDPANRTSSILEDEDLSPEQKAERERERRLANNARERLRVRDINEAFKELGRMCQLHLKSDKPQTKLLILHQAVAVILSLEQQVRERNLNPKTACLRRREEEKVSAMTLDPQSMHTVIHATSPDQVTGHL